Genomic segment of Gloeocapsa sp. PCC 7428:
CAGTTCTAGACATAACTGCTCGTAAAGCCACTGACTAGGCTCGAAGAAACCGCGCGGTGGCAATGTTTCTACCAAGTCTTCCATCGCGATTTCTCGCTCAACTAAAAGCATATCTGTTTGTTCGGCAGCTTCGTCTAACCAGATAATCTCTGAAGTATCGACAACCAAACGATGATTGTATTGTTGCAGGCAGCGATGGCACGTTAGCGTGATGATGGTTTCAGCAGCGGCAGACACTTCTAAATAATTGCCGCAATGCTTGACTTTGATCCAACCACGAACAGGTGTCAGGGTTTCTAAGTCTTGCAAAAACTCCTGAACTTGGATCGTCTCAGTTTTCTCCGGCGCTTTCAGTAGCTGCGGAATATAAATGGCTTCCATCATAATTTTGCGCCACCCCTTCAAACAAATAGTATTTCCAACACAGCGTTAGTACTCAAATAACAGTCTAGCTGTTGTCGTAGCGGTCGGAGATCGGAACTTACGATTCAAATGGGCGCAATTGCGCCCATGCTTGGTATGCTGTTCCTATTGCAGCTGGCGCACTACTAAATGTCGGTGTGGCTCCTTACCTTTACTAAAGGTTTCTAAATCTGGAAAAGTTTTCAAGAACGTATGAACTTGACGGCGCTCTGCTGATGAGAGCGATTTGATTTCGACTTCTTGCCCTGAAGCGCGGACTTGTTCAGCTGCTGCTTGGGCGATCGCTTGCACTTCTGCTTGACGACGTACGCGATAACCGTCTAACTCAACGGTGTATGATGCTTGGTCGGCTGGCGATTGGTTCAAGTTAAGCGTTGCATTCGCTAAGTATTGAATTGCATCAAGTACACTGCCTTCTGAACCAATAAGAATTTCTATCTGTTCTGGTGTGAGTTTTGTATTATCAATCGTCAACCAGTAGTTATCTGGCTCTCCCGCACCTTCGATTTGATTTGCTTCTAAGTGTGCCTCCACACTCGGAGACACACCCATCAGCTGAAGCAGCGATTCTAGCCACACTTGACCTCGCTGCATACGCGTATCCTCTGTCATACTTACCCTGAAGCTTTTTTCTTAGAACGTCCTGGCTCGAAAGGAAGTGATTCACGTCCTTTGGCTTCTGATTCTTTTGGTTCGGATGCCGCTACAATTTTTTGCAGGTTTTCTGGCAGAGGTTCGCGGGACACGACAAATGTCTGCAACGTTTGGAAGATATTAGCAATGAGCATATACATCAGGACTCCCGCAGGTAGGGGGAAAAACAAAAACATCCCTGAAAAAATGACCGGAGTGATTTTGTTAACTGTGTCCTGTTGGGGATTACCTGAGGCACCTTGACCGGAAAGTACTTGGTTGAGGTACAAGCTTAAACCAAAGCCAATCACCATCGCCACAATATCCCAGTGGATTGTGCCATCGGGATCAAAAGCGCCTACTCTCCCTAAAGCATCAATGAACAGAAAGCCTTTCTCAGACGCAATTCCAGGAATTGTCCCTTGAATTGTTGCGTCACCTGGTTGCAATGCTGTAATATTGCCTGCTTCGTCGATTTGTACCCGCTCTTGACCTTTTGCGATCTTCCAGTGGGGTGTAATACTCGATTCTGGATGCTCGGCGACCAACTCTTGCAGTGGCTTGCCTTCTACGGTTTGAAATTCGAGCTTTGTTTTTTCGCCGACTGCTAAATTGTTACCGCTAGGAAGAATCGCGCTAATGCGGTAATGTTCGCCATCTGCAATGTAGATGTTTTGCGGTGAAGTCGCAAAGGCTTTTGGTTGAATCCGTTCGATTTGTTCCTGAGGCAGGATTTGCAGGTTGACAGTATAGTTGACATCCGAAAACGGCGAGCCGCGTAGCGTGGCGAATAAAGCAAATAATACTGGCATTTGCAGCAGTACGGGTAAGCACCCAGACAGTGGATTACCAAATTCTTTGTATACCGCGCTCATTTCTTCCTGCAACTTGGCAGGATTGTCTTTGTGGCGCTCCTGAATTTCTTTTACCCGCTTTTGCATTAAAGGTTGCGTGATTCGCGTGCGCCGCATATTGCGAATCGAGCCAGCACTGAGAGGGTAGAGTGCAAAGCGAATGACGAGTGTTAACGCCACGATCGCTAATCCATAGCTTGGCACGATCCCATAGAAGAAATCCAGGATCGGCAGCATTACGTTGTTAGAAAGAAACCCGATACCAAAATCCATTGGCGTTAAGTCAACCTGAACTACTCTAATATGTCTGAATCTAATGTATCCGAACTAAGGGTCAGGCGTTGGAATTAGAGAACAGAGGATCAATTTTCCTGATGTCTAATACCGATATATCGTTATTTAATTTATCAAGCCTGCCCTAGATTAATCGATTTCAGACTATGCTGCACCTACTTTCTTGGCAGCGACTTGCTCGTTGATATAGTCGTAAATCTCGCGAAACTTGGGAACCGCGCGTAATTCTAAACGGCTACCGTCTCTGAGCGTGAGTACCATATCTCCCCACAAGCCGACACCTCTGGGAACTTTAACAATTTTAACTATTTCCGCATAAATTACATCAGTGCGATCGCGTCCTTGCCACCCTCCCGTTACCGTAATGCGCCGACTTGTAATGCGATAGCGCAGCCACAAGGCGCGGACAATCGCTCCAACTGTTAGCGGTAGACCAATTAACGTTAATCCAATGAGTAAATTAATAATAAGATCCCCAATATGCGGTCCGCCTTCAAAAAATACGTCCTCACGAATGCCCATCTATCACCTCAGCTTCGGTCAACAACTGCTCTAATTCTTGCAGAAATTGACCGTAATCGCACTGAGCTTGTACCGCTGACGGGTGTATAATCACCACCAGTAACCATCCAGGCGCGATTCGCGGTAATAAATTTCGGAAAGCTGCTCGAACCTGACGCTTAATCCGATTGCGAATGACAGCGCGTTTACTCACTTTTGTGCTGACTGAAATACCAAGACGTGTTGGTACTTCTAATAACTCAGATGGCTGGAGATCTCCACTAGCAGTGTTAGCAGTATGCTTAGCTTTCCGCTGTAAGGCTCTAAGCGTTATGTGCGAACCATTACGGCGGATTCCTTCCCGAAACACGGCTCGGAAATCGTGCCGACTTTGCAGTCGATTTGCTTTATGTAAAGCCACGCGTGTTGATCTCGAATGTATCAACGCCTGATTTTTTGCGACTAATGCTAAACCGTTAACCGATGACGTCCTTTTCTTCTACGGGCTTTTATGACATTTTGTCCATCTGGAGTCCGCATCCGAGCGCGGAAACCAGAGGTTCTTTTTCGTTTGCGGTTAGTACCTTCTAAAGTGCGCTTCATAATTCTTCCTAGCTTAGCTGCCTATGAAAAGTCACAATCTCTTATTATATCACCAAAGTGTAACTTCAGCAGCAAGGGAGATACAGTAAATTCCGTATCCCATAACCCCAATTTCTTCCTAGGTGATACTCAAAATCCACGTGCCTACATAGCGTAGCAGCGGGACATCACCAGGCGTTTGAATTTGGCAGTTGAAATAGTACATTCCACCAAACGTAGGATTTCTGACATTAGAGAAGACAATTTCAGTACGCGTATTAGCTGGTACAGGTTCAACTGGGAAGATTTCCACGACGCGGTTTTCTTGATCCCATCTTACTTCTTGTAGTGGTACACTTTTTCCTCTAACACGAACTTCAATTCGGTCTGTGTCAAACTTGCCGCGATAGTTTTCAGGATAAGTAACTGTAAATTGAGCAGCAGCCAAATTTAGTCTATTTCCTGGAATGCGCAAACGATAGCGATCCCAGCCATTAGCTTGTCCACCAAAATCTAGGCGAAAAGGCAACTGGTTCTCGCGTCTGACGCCGCTAAATATTGTAAAACCAGGCAAGGACTGGGCAAGGGAAACAACAGGGAACCCAGCAATTAAACAACCAGTAACGGCTAAAGCAGAAATTACACGACGCATAGATACTTTTGTGGCTACCATCGGTCTGATACCTAAATAATAGGTGTTTTTACTAAACTTTACCAGAAAGGAGCGAGGAGCTAGGGATAAAGCACGAGGACAAAAAACAAGAGTCTCGCCCCGTGAATCAGGTCTAATACTCCAGCACTAACGCCATGCAGAGGACGCAGTCTGACACACAAAGCGTCACGATGCAATCCACCAAATGCGTGCTATGAGGTTCTCTTACCCTCGCTCTTCACTTCTATGATTTGGACGTGCTGTAGTCAAAAAAAGTGCCAATGCTTTGCAATTTTTTAGTATTCGTATTTTAGGCAAATGAGTTAAATTACCTTTGCACAATTCACAGAAATGTATTGATAAATGTGTACCAGTGTGTCTATATTTTTGGTTTTCGTTATAAAAGTTGAAACATTTTGCTACACAAATGCCTATCAGATACGCTAAATTCATCAAGACTCCCAATTTGTTCAAGAAGACTCTTGATGACCAAGTATTAAAGTTACAAAAAGTAACATATAAAATGCTTATGGTCACTCAATTTATAAAAGAAGCTAAAGATTGGAATTAGACATCTGGGGATCGCAATAAGATGTGCAAAGTTAAGTACAAGTTAAGTTTTGAAAAATATTAAATCGCAATTGCCGAACCGATAAAGCCTCCACGTAGTCGCAAAGTGGAACACCACTTTTATTTAAAACTCACGGGGAGGTTTTCATTTGGCTGGAGGAGCTAGCAAAAAGCCTATTTTTAAGTTGCTTATTTTCGAGATTGTCAGGAAGGAGATTGCATGAGACTAGCAGTTGCAAAAGAAATTGAAGTTGGCGAGCGTCGTGTTGCTTTAGTACCGGATACTGTCGCCCGATTAGTTAAACAAGGAATTGAAGTATGGGTAGAAGCAGGTGCGGGAGAAAGCGCCTTTTTCACAGATACGGATTATGAAACCGCAGGTGCAAAAATCATTAACGACACAGACACTTTATGGCGAGAAACTGATGTTCTCCTCAAAGTAGGAATACCCAAAGAGCGCGAAGACGGACGCTTGGAGATAGATTTATTGCGTGAGGGCGCAGTTATAGTTAGCTTCTTAAATCCGTTAGGCGAACCCGCGATCGCCCAGCGTTTGGCACAAAAACAAATTACCGCGCTGAGTATGGAAATGATCCCGCGCACAACTAGAGCGCAAAGCATGGATGCATTATCATCACAGGCATCGATTGCGGGATACAAAGCCGTATTAATTGCCGCAGCAGCACTACCAAAATACTTTCCGATGCTGACAACAGCCGCAGGGACAATCGCGCCAGCTAAAGTATTTATCATGGGTGCGGGAGTTGCAGGGTTACAGGCGATCGCCACCGCCAGACGCTTGGGCGCTGTCGTAGAAGCTTTTGATATTCGCCCTGCGGTGAAAGAAGAAGTTCAAAGCTTAGGAGCGAAATTTGTCGAAGTACAACTTAACGAAGATACTGTAGCGGATGGCGGATACGCGAAAGAAGTGTCAGAAGCCGCTAAGCAGCGGACGCAAGAAGTTGTCGCCGAACACATCAAGCAATCTGACGTTGTGATTACAACCGCACAAGTTCCTGGCAAAAAAGCCCCGCTACTCGTGACGGAAGACATGGTGGCGAACATGAAACCAGGTTCAGTGATTGTCGATCTTGCCGCTGAACAAGGTGGAAACTGTGCTTGTACCGAACCAGGTAAAGACGTGCAGCGCAATGGCGTAACAATTATTGGTCCTATCAATTTACCTTCATCGATGCCCGTTCACGCCAGTCAACTGTATTCTAAAAACCTTGTTTCACTTGTTCAACTGCTGATCAAAGATGGCAACCTAGACGTAAATTTTGCAGACGATATTGTGAGTGCTGCTTGTATTACACACGCGGGTGAAATTTGCAATCAACGTGTAAAAGAAGCTTTGGCAACGTTGAGTAGTGCAACAGCTGGATAAGCGGTGATAGGTAATCAAGGCAATTACCAGTGACCAATTACCAATTACCAATCAGGAGATTTTTCAATGACAGAAGCATTACTTGCCGCTTTGTTTGTATTTGTTTTGGCATCTTTTACGGGATTTGAAGTTATTAATAAAGTCCCACCCACACTACATACGCCTTTGATGTCTGGCGCGAATGCGATTTCAGGCATTGCGGTAATCGGCGCGATTCTAGTTTCAGGTGCCAATGAAGGAAGCGTATCAGTCATTTTAGGCTTAATCGCCGTTGTGCTAGCAACCATCAACGTTGTAGGTGGTTTTCTAGTAACAGATCGGATGTTGCAAATGTTTAAGAAAAAAGAGGTGAAAGCGTGAGTGACTTTCTACCAACAGGAATTCAGTTAACTTATTTAGTCGCGGCTTCGTTATTTATTGTCGGTTTAAAGAAATTAGGTTCGCCTGCTACCGCGCGTCAAGGTAATTTCTTAGCAGCAGTCGGGATGTTGCTTGCTGTTGTGGCAACGCTGCTCGATCGGCAGGTACTAAGCTATGAAATGATTTTAGTCGGCTTGGCAGTTGGTTCGTTAATTGGGGCGATCGCGGCGCAAAAAGTAGCAATGACCGCAATGCCACAAATGGTAGGCTTATTAAACGGACTCGGTGGCGCGGCTTCTGCGCTTGTCGCCGTTGCTGAGTTTTGGCGATTAATGGGAACGTCGCAAGCAATCCCCCTCGATGCCAATATATCGATGCTATTAGATGTGTTTATCGGTGGCGTCACGTTTACTGGCAGTATGATTGCCTTTGCTAAGTTGCAAGGTTTAATCAGCGGTTCCCCTGTCACATTTCCCCTACAGCAACCGATTAATGCCTTACTTTTAGTTGGTTTTGTTGTTGGTAGCGGGTATTTATTAGTCTCCCCTGAAAATCTACCCATCTTCTTAGCAGTAGCGGGTATTTCCTTACTCCTTGGCGTATTATTCGTTCTCCCAATTGGTGGCGGCGATATGCCAGTTGTCATTTCGCTGTTGAACTCGTTATCCGGTTTAGCGGCGAGTGCAGCTGGTTTTGTCGTGATGAATAATATGCTGATCATCGCGGGTGCTTTGGTAGGTGCATCTGGGTTAATTTTGACGCAGATCATGTGCAAGGCAATGAACCGCTCATTGGGAAGCGTTTTATTTGGCTCGTTTGGTAAGGCGGGTGTCTCTGGTGGTAGTGGGACAGAAGATAAAACTGTCCACAGCATTGATCCCGAAGAAGGCGCAATGATGCTGGGTTATGCGCGATCGGTGGTGATTGTTCCTGGCTACGGTATGGCAGTCGCGCAAGCACAGCATAGCGTTCGCGAATTGGCAGATCAACTCGAAAAAATGGGCGTGGAGGTTAAGTATGCAATTCACCCCGTTGCAGGAAGAATGCCAGGGCATATGAATGTGTTGCTTGCCGAAGCGAACGTACCGTATCCGCAGTTGTACGACATGGACGATATCAATCCCCAGTTTGAGCAAACTGATGTCGCGTTGGTAATTGGGGCAAATGATGTCGTGAATCCCGCAGCGCGTAGCGATGCTGCTAGCCCAATTTATGGAATGCCCATTTTGGAAGTCGATCGCGCTAAGCACACAATCGTGATTAAACGGGGAATGAGTACCGGCTTTGCTGGAGTAGATAACGATCTATTTTACAAAGATAAAACGATGATGCTCTTTGGCAGTGCGAAAGATGTGGTAGCGAAGTTGGTTTCTGAAGTGAAGCAGCTATAAACTATCTCAATCACAACTGATAAATCTATGAGCTTGCCTTGAGAGATGAAGCCTCTTGAGGCAAGTTCTTTTATTTAAGTAGAATTACTTATGGTTATTACTATATTGTACCATTTCACTAAATGAAAACGACAAATCATTTCTCCTCTGCTCCCTATTTGTAGTAACTTCAAAGTGAAATAGTATTATACAGGTTCGCTATAGTTGACGAAAAGTTGATTAAAAGGTATATTTAAAGGTAGGCTCAGCCTAGGGGTGGTCGTAGACCGCCGCACCATTACCGCGTTTCAAGGCGGTTTTGTTGTTTTTAGGGGTAATCATCAAAGCAGTAATATTTAACTCCTAAACTATCTACAAGACTAAGTTCTAAGTCACAATCAACTAGCAACTTAGCCTTTTTAAGGCTTAAAAACGCTTGGTTATTTGGATTGGTTTTACTAGTAACAACCGGATATAAGCATAAGTCAGCAATTTGCATCACTGCATTACTCTTTTTCTTGCTATCGATTCCACGCAGTAGAGATGAAAAGTCGTTAGCAGATAGCGGAAAATATTTATTTGCTCGAATAGTATCAAAAGGGTGTCCTTGAGAGCGCAATTCATTAAAGTAGGATTTGATTAGTCTATCTTCTCTTTTTCCAGCAGCTTCAAAATAAACCATTAATGTACCATTTTTGGCAGCTACGTACTTAGCTGCACGTTCCACTAAAATAGTGAATGCACTTTTCATCATCTCCCATGTATCCTCGCCATATTTTTCTAAGTAGCGTTTCAGATAACCATGACGAGATATAACACAGGCATGAACAATAATAGGGCAACGAACGATTGTATTAGTTAAATCCTCCATGAATTGTTGATACTCTACTTCTGAAAGATTTCCTAACCAATCATAATTGTTCTTTTTAGAACGTATTTCACTCCCGTGCAAAGGTATATCTACAGCAATATTCCAACGCTGTTTAAACTCTAACACTAATGCTTCAATAATCTGTTCGTGACCTCTATTTATTAAAACACCACCCATCCCAAAAAAAGGACACTGGTCTTTTGGATTAGGTTTAGGACTACCTGAATCATCGAGGTATAAAGCAAATTCACTGTACTGTAATTTCATAAAATGGGAAATCGTAATAAATTTCTTTTTGTTTCATACTCAACAATTTCTATAAAAAACACTACACAATTTTGATTAAAGGTATAAAACAAAGCCATAGTAAAATTCTTCTCAAAGTGAAATTTTAGCTTAAAACAAGTTTAACGCTAGCTTGAACAGCAGTTAATTATCAATTGATATCTTTCATAAGAGTCTTTTACTCAGAAAAAGTTTGGTTACTTTATTAAGTCTTGGATTTTTTGAGTTACCCGACTTTAAAGAAGATATTTAGAGGAATTAATATGGCTCGTTGGGATGTGGAGCGTTTGCTGTTGACTGGGATGCAGCGGCGACGCTTGCTGATCGGTGTGAGTGCATTAACAAGTTTGGCGATCGCAAGTCAATTTTCGCGGCGAGTCGTTGCTCAACCAAAATTTTCTGATTATCCCTTCAAACTTGGTGTCGCTTCAGGAGAACCATTACCCGATGGTTTTGTGATTTGGACGCGGTTAGCACCTCAACCCCTCAACGGTGGGGGAATGCCAAGGCAGAATATTGAAGTGCGCTGGCAAGTAGCACGAGATCCCAAAATGCAGCAAGTTGTCCAAAAAGGAACGGCGATCGCAACTCCTGAACTTGCGCATTCGGTTCATGTCGAAGTGCAAGGTTTAGAACCAAATCGCTGGTATTGGTATCAATTCAAAGTAGGTAACGATACAAGTCGCATCGGCAGAACGCGCACTGCACCTGCAAGAGGCGATCGCTTACAACAACTGACTTTTGCGTTTGCTTCATGTCAAGATTGGCAAAATGGTTTTTATTCTGCCTACCGCAACATGGCGCGAGAAGAACTCGATTTTGTCGTCCATCTCGGCGATTATATTTACGAATACGGACCTGATTTTAGCAAACCACGCCAACACAACAGCGCTGAAATTATCAGCCTTGTAGATTACCGCAATCGTCATGCTTTGTACAAAACCGGATTTCACTTACAAGCGGTTCATGCAAAGTTTCCTTGGATTGTCACTTGGGACGATCACGAAGTTGATAATAATTACGCCAACTTCATTCCCGAAGACGATCAAACGCGCGAAGAGTTTATTCAACGTCGTGCCAATGCTTACCAAGCTTATTACGAGCATATGCCATTGCGTTTATCTTCCTTGCCCAAAGGTCCCG
This window contains:
- the yidC gene encoding membrane protein insertase YidC, with product MDFGIGFLSNNVMLPILDFFYGIVPSYGLAIVALTLVIRFALYPLSAGSIRNMRRTRITQPLMQKRVKEIQERHKDNPAKLQEEMSAVYKEFGNPLSGCLPVLLQMPVLFALFATLRGSPFSDVNYTVNLQILPQEQIERIQPKAFATSPQNIYIADGEHYRISAILPSGNNLAVGEKTKLEFQTVEGKPLQELVAEHPESSITPHWKIAKGQERVQIDEAGNITALQPGDATIQGTIPGIASEKGFLFIDALGRVGAFDPDGTIHWDIVAMVIGFGLSLYLNQVLSGQGASGNPQQDTVNKITPVIFSGMFLFFPLPAGVLMYMLIANIFQTLQTFVVSREPLPENLQKIVAASEPKESEAKGRESLPFEPGRSKKKASG
- a CDS encoding alkaline phosphatase, which gives rise to MARWDVERLLLTGMQRRRLLIGVSALTSLAIASQFSRRVVAQPKFSDYPFKLGVASGEPLPDGFVIWTRLAPQPLNGGGMPRQNIEVRWQVARDPKMQQVVQKGTAIATPELAHSVHVEVQGLEPNRWYWYQFKVGNDTSRIGRTRTAPARGDRLQQLTFAFASCQDWQNGFYSAYRNMAREELDFVVHLGDYIYEYGPDFSKPRQHNSAEIISLVDYRNRHALYKTGFHLQAVHAKFPWIVTWDDHEVDNNYANFIPEDDQTREEFIQRRANAYQAYYEHMPLRLSSLPKGPDMQLYRRLTFGDLAEFFVLDTRQYRSDQPCGDGLKPRCAEALAEKATMTGKEQERWLFKGLERSPARWNVIAQQTMMAQFDFDARSDSETFNLDQWDGYVAARDRLFHFIQQRKVANPVVITGDIHSSWIHDLKADFNNPASPTIGTEFVGTSITSDFPTQFIAPVTAALADNPHTKFFDGAFRGYVRCQLTPKQWRSDYRVVSSILDPQAPASTLASFIVENGHPGAQNA
- a CDS encoding DUF177 domain-containing protein — translated: MEAIYIPQLLKAPEKTETIQVQEFLQDLETLTPVRGWIKVKHCGNYLEVSAAAETIITLTCHRCLQQYNHRLVVDTSEIIWLDEAAEQTDMLLVEREIAMEDLVETLPPRGFFEPSQWLYEQLCLELPQRQLCDAKCSGIQPENNDAATALIDKRWASLQALKKDL
- a CDS encoding DUF3800 domain-containing protein, with the translated sequence MKLQYSEFALYLDDSGSPKPNPKDQCPFFGMGGVLINRGHEQIIEALVLEFKQRWNIAVDIPLHGSEIRSKKNNYDWLGNLSEVEYQQFMEDLTNTIVRCPIIVHACVISRHGYLKRYLEKYGEDTWEMMKSAFTILVERAAKYVAAKNGTLMVYFEAAGKREDRLIKSYFNELRSQGHPFDTIRANKYFPLSANDFSSLLRGIDSKKKSNAVMQIADLCLYPVVTSKTNPNNQAFLSLKKAKLLVDCDLELSLVDSLGVKYYCFDDYP
- a CDS encoding Re/Si-specific NAD(P)(+) transhydrogenase subunit alpha, with the protein product MRLAVAKEIEVGERRVALVPDTVARLVKQGIEVWVEAGAGESAFFTDTDYETAGAKIINDTDTLWRETDVLLKVGIPKEREDGRLEIDLLREGAVIVSFLNPLGEPAIAQRLAQKQITALSMEMIPRTTRAQSMDALSSQASIAGYKAVLIAAAALPKYFPMLTTAAGTIAPAKVFIMGAGVAGLQAIATARRLGAVVEAFDIRPAVKEEVQSLGAKFVEVQLNEDTVADGGYAKEVSEAAKQRTQEVVAEHIKQSDVVITTAQVPGKKAPLLVTEDMVANMKPGSVIVDLAAEQGGNCACTEPGKDVQRNGVTIIGPINLPSSMPVHASQLYSKNLVSLVQLLIKDGNLDVNFADDIVSAACITHAGEICNQRVKEALATLSSATAG
- a CDS encoding PH domain-containing protein; the encoded protein is MGIREDVFFEGGPHIGDLIINLLIGLTLIGLPLTVGAIVRALWLRYRITSRRITVTGGWQGRDRTDVIYAEIVKIVKVPRGVGLWGDMVLTLRDGSRLELRAVPKFREIYDYINEQVAAKKVGAA
- a CDS encoding NAD(P) transhydrogenase subunit alpha — its product is MTEALLAALFVFVLASFTGFEVINKVPPTLHTPLMSGANAISGIAVIGAILVSGANEGSVSVILGLIAVVLATINVVGGFLVTDRMLQMFKKKEVKA
- a CDS encoding DUF2808 domain-containing protein encodes the protein MVATKVSMRRVISALAVTGCLIAGFPVVSLAQSLPGFTIFSGVRRENQLPFRLDFGGQANGWDRYRLRIPGNRLNLAAAQFTVTYPENYRGKFDTDRIEVRVRGKSVPLQEVRWDQENRVVEIFPVEPVPANTRTEIVFSNVRNPTFGGMYYFNCQIQTPGDVPLLRYVGTWILSIT
- a CDS encoding NAD(P)(+) transhydrogenase (Re/Si-specific) subunit beta yields the protein MSDFLPTGIQLTYLVAASLFIVGLKKLGSPATARQGNFLAAVGMLLAVVATLLDRQVLSYEMILVGLAVGSLIGAIAAQKVAMTAMPQMVGLLNGLGGAASALVAVAEFWRLMGTSQAIPLDANISMLLDVFIGGVTFTGSMIAFAKLQGLISGSPVTFPLQQPINALLLVGFVVGSGYLLVSPENLPIFLAVAGISLLLGVLFVLPIGGGDMPVVISLLNSLSGLAASAAGFVVMNNMLIIAGALVGASGLILTQIMCKAMNRSLGSVLFGSFGKAGVSGGSGTEDKTVHSIDPEEGAMMLGYARSVVIVPGYGMAVAQAQHSVRELADQLEKMGVEVKYAIHPVAGRMPGHMNVLLAEANVPYPQLYDMDDINPQFEQTDVALVIGANDVVNPAARSDAASPIYGMPILEVDRAKHTIVIKRGMSTGFAGVDNDLFYKDKTMMLFGSAKDVVAKLVSEVKQL
- the rnpA gene encoding ribonuclease P protein component; this encodes MALHKANRLQSRHDFRAVFREGIRRNGSHITLRALQRKAKHTANTASGDLQPSELLEVPTRLGISVSTKVSKRAVIRNRIKRQVRAAFRNLLPRIAPGWLLVVIIHPSAVQAQCDYGQFLQELEQLLTEAEVIDGHS
- the rpmH gene encoding 50S ribosomal protein L34, whose protein sequence is MMKRTLEGTNRKRKRTSGFRARMRTPDGQNVIKARRRKGRHRLTV
- a CDS encoding R3H domain-containing nucleic acid-binding protein; this translates as MQRGQVWLESLLQLMGVSPSVEAHLEANQIEGAGEPDNYWLTIDNTKLTPEQIEILIGSEGSVLDAIQYLANATLNLNQSPADQASYTVELDGYRVRRQAEVQAIAQAAAEQVRASGQEVEIKSLSSAERRQVHTFLKTFPDLETFSKGKEPHRHLVVRQLQ